Proteins encoded together in one Oryzias latipes chromosome 11, ASM223467v1 window:
- the cdca5 gene encoding sororin has protein sequence MKEGETHSVMVESNRHIDPPRRRSPRLSSTLQPPGKIDTNMAALEAVPVKRSITLRKIAPRKTVTSAEQDKENTPRRTSNRLGQKKEVSTPDLVPDRRASAISSAKKKKQASMPSPILPSSPPTSNPAEKPPATPEDAEWARKVRRSYSRLSDKSLHSPDSRDTLFGFQHLQTPEVNRAAGQSRSALELSSISALNSFTSLLDTDAGGAAEPDPNIPGVAVVKERKRRRKKVAPIDGVELDVLVAQMNAEFQEAEEFELVVE, from the coding sequence ATGAAGGAAGGGGAGACTCACAGCGTGATGGTGGAGTCCAACCGACACATAGACCCGCCGCGGAGGCGTTCGCCGCGGCTAAGTTCTACCCTGCAACCGCCGGGGAAGATTGACACAAACATGGCCGCGCTGGAGGCCGTCCCGGTGAAACGGTCCATCACTCTAAGGAAAATAGCTCCGAGAAAAACCGTTACCTCCGCGGAGCAGGACAAGGAGAACACACCACGGCGAACGAGCAACAGACTAGGGCAGAAAAAAGAGGTGTCCACTCCTGACTTGGTCCCAGACCGCAGGGCCTCCGCCATCTCTTCGGCTAAGAAGAAGAAACAGGCCTCGATGCCGTCCCCGATCTTGCCTTCCTCCCCGCCGACCTCAAACCCCGCAGAAAAGCCGCCAGCGACCCCGGAGGACGCAGAATGGGCGCGAAAGGTGCGCCGCTCCTACAGCAGACTGAGCGACAAGTCCCTCCACAGCCCGGACTCTCGCGATACTTTGTTCGGCTTCCAGCATCTGCAGACACCGGAGGTGAACCGGGCGGCAGGGCAGTCCAGGAGCGCTCTGGAGCTTTCCTCCATTTCTGCCCTGAACTCTTTCACGTCTCTGCTCGATACCGACGCCGGCGGTGCGGCCGAACCGGACCCGAACATCCCTGGAGTGGCTGTGGtgaaggagaggaagaggaggcggaAGAAGGTGGCGCCGATCGACGGCGTGGAGCTGGACGTTCTGGTCGCCCAGATGAACGCGGAGTTCCAGGAGGCGGAGGAGTTTGAGCTGGTGGTGGAGTAG